The genomic DNA ccgagAGCTCCCGGGCCGCGGCCGCAGGCACGGAgcaagggcaggaggaggaggaggcgggacagaggaggaggaagaggaggcacgGCGGGAAGAAGGAGGAGCCGGAGCAGGCGGAGGAGGCTCCACGTGCGGGCAGCGCTCTCTGGATCCGCAGCCGCTCGGGCCGGGAGCATCGCCCGCCCCGCATCCCGCaggtgcccggggagggggagctcggcCCAAACATGCCGGGCGGTGtttttggaggggggagggaTCTTTGGAGCTCGCAGGGAATCGATTTGGGGCTCGCTGTTTCATGCTGTCTgtcggggcgggcggcgcgaTGTTTGGAGCTTGCGGGACTCCAAAGGCGAGCCGCAGATGCCCCTTGGGCGGATAtcgggggtcccgggaggtgtttttgggggtgccggtggcggtggcggcagagccccggcgggggcggggggatgcGGGTCCCCCCGCGGTGGGGGTTGGGCTtcccgggccgggccctccGAGCTCTGCCGGGGCCCCGTGGGGacggcgcggggccggcgggggcggggggacccCGGTTTTGGGGAGCCCCGGGAGAGGCGCGGCTTCCCTAAGCGGGACCCCGGAGAGAGGAGAGCCCCAGAAGCCCAAAGCGGGGAGCCCGAGAGGGGGGACCCCTGGGATTGGCGGGAGCCCGgcgggggggtctgggggctgcaggggcggcacggccgggaaaggggctcgggggtgccggggctggaaaggggctcgggggtcccggggctggaaaggggctcgggggtcccggggctggaaaggggctcgggggtcccggggccgggaaaggggctcgggggtgccggggctggaaaggggctcgggggtgccggggccgggaaaggggctcgggggtcccggggccgggaaaggggctcgggggtcccggggccgggaaaggggctcgggggtgccggggctggaaaggggctcgggggtcccggggctggaaaggggctcgggggtcccggggccggGAAATGGCTGCTCCCAGTGTGAGCCCAGTTCCCTCCCCGAGTGGTTCCAGTTTCCTCATCAGTCCCAGTATGATTCTGGTCACTTCCCCTCACTCCCTGTTGCTCCCAGTATGaacccagtcactcccagttgTTCCCCATTATGATGCAATTTGCCCCCAGCATGGTCCCAGTTTCTCCCAGTTGTCCCACTTTTGTCCAGTGTGTTCCCCGTTCTCCCAGTTGCCCCAGCATagtcccagtcactcccagtatgatgcCAGTCTCTCCCAGCAGGGCCCCAGTCACTCATGTTTGCCCCCAGTAGCCCCCAGTGTGgtcccagttccccccagcacAATCCCAGTCACACCCAGTAAATCCCAGTTTCCCTGAACATTCTCATGGTCATGCCCTGTCACTCCCAGTATCATGCCAGTGGCCCCCAGTGTGATCCCAGTTGCTCTCTGTCAATGCCAGCATGACCCCCGTAGCCTCCAGTATGATCCCCGTGATTCCCTGTctctcccagtatatcccagtcacccccagcaTGCTCCCAGTCCTTCCCACTTCTTCCCAGTTGCTTTCAGCATGATTCCAGTTGCTCACAGCCACTTCCAGACAATCCCAGTATGATTCCAGTCACCCTCAGTATGATNNNNNNNNNNNNNNNNNNNNNNNNNNNNNNNNNNNNNNNNNNNNNNNNNNNNNNNNNNNNNNNNNNNNNNNNNNNNNNNNNNNNNNNNNNNNNNNNNNNNaaagaaagaaaaatcattaaaaaatgaagcaagcaagcgaaaagataataaaaatgaaggaaaaaaagaatagaggagagagagaaagaaaggaagagaaagaaaagaaaaattaacaagaaaatgaaaaaagtgaagaaaaaagaagaaagaaacaaagaaataaacaaagaaagcaagagtGCATAACATGAAaccaacaggaaaataaaagaaaaagaaaaaatataagaaagaaagaagcaaggcagaaagaaaagaagaacagaaagacacaagaaaaaaccaaataagaacagaaagaaagcaaaaagagaaagaaggaagacagaaagcaacaaaaaaatttaaaagaaaaaaaaaagataagagtgaagaatgaagaaagcaaGCTAAAAGAAATCAACACGAAAatgaacaaagcaaagaaatagaaaagatgaaaaaaagactCAATAACTTGAAACcgagaagaaaaatgaaaaaaaagaaatgaagaagaaagcagcaagaaacaattaaaaaaaaaacacaaaagagaaaatattcaaaaatgaagaaagaaagaaaaaaacaaaaagataataaaaatgaaagaaaggaaggaagaaaaaaagaaagactaaaacatgaaaccaacaagaaaatgaattttaagaaaagtcaaaaaaggaagaaagaatgaaacaaggaagaaagaaaatgacagaaagaaagacacgagaaaaaataaaagaacaagagaaacaaagaaagcagaaaaagaaagacgaaagacagaaagcaacaacaaaaaaataaggttaaaaaatgaagaaggaaagaaaaaagaaggaaagaaaactaaaagaaatcaacaagaaaatttaaaaagtgaagaaaaagcagaaagaaagactAAGTAAcgtgaaacaaaaaaaaatttaaaaaaaagaggaaagaaagaaccaaaaaagaaagaaaaaagaaaacaaagacacaagaaagaataaaagaagaaaagaaagaaagaataaagcaagcaagaaaaaaataggaaaaagaaagaaaaaagataaaagattgaagaaagaaagaaagctaaaagaaatcaaggagaaaatgaaacccTTGTGCCACTGCGGGACCTTGTGCAGCCAAGGAGAGCATTGTGAGAGTGCGGGGCCAGGGAACCAAGGCACCATTGGGACCTTGTGGGGCCTCCTGGACTCAAGGGACCATTGCCACACTGGGGGGGCCTCCTGGAATGAAGGGTCCATGGTGCCACTGCAGAGCCAAGGACACCATGGTTACACTGCGGGGCCCATGGAACCAAGGCACCATTGGGACACCCCGTGGCCTCATCCTCTGGAATTCCAACACATCTGAGGGatggcagcacctgcaggcagcacGGAAGGATTCTGGGGAGAGCCTTTGATCCCTGCTCCAAAGGAAATCAGAGAAAGAGCCCTGCTCAGATCAAggcaccttttcctttccttttccttttccttttcctttcctttccttttcctttcctttccttttccttcctttccttctccttctcctttcctttcccttttcccttccctttcccttttccttttcctttcctggtgtAAACTGTTGACCTGCCTGTAAGGTGCAGCAAAAGCTTTGCAGGGTTTGGTTCAAGGTCCCCAAGGTTGGAACAGGGAAGTGTTCGAGTCCCTTCTAAGAGAAGGCTTGGAGTCTTTGTGCCATGACTGCCTGGCATCCATGGAACAAGTGTGTTCTGGCAGACTCTGGGACCTCGAGAGCAATCCCAtgcaggagccagcactggCCCTGCACCCTGGTGGGAGCAGCGTGGTACGGATGGGAAACGGGCAGCTGGGTGTGCAGTGGGAACCTCGAGCCAGCTCATAGAAGGCCAGGCTTTAGCTttgaacacagcagcacaaaaagcagaatgaatgaCCTTGCCTAGAAATCCCTGAAGGACAAAGGGTGACCATATGGACTGATTTGAACTCTGGGTTTGGAATAATACACGCCCAGGGAGCCACATGGAAGGAAAGGGCACAGAGGTCTCCAGTGagtacaaaaagaaatcagtccCCTACTGCAGAGTGTGCCAAAGCCAAAAGAAgtggccctgctgcccttgtAAAGCCCATGGGTTTGGAGACTCCCCAGGTAATCCAGGGAATCCACTGGCTGACCAAACAGCTCAAGAGGGTGCTGCAAAAGCTCTCCTTGCACTAATACCTAGCAAAAACTGGAATGTTCTGCAACAACAACCAGATTCCAGTGATCAGGACAGGCagtcagccccagcagcagcagcagctacgGAAAATGCCAGCAGGTGATTGGTAACCCCGTGTGGGCAGGTAATTGTAGCTCCACAATTAATGTAGAATGGAActaaaacatcaggaaacacatGAGGAAATGGAGAATCTGGTGGCCAGTTTACAAAGGCATCTAGTAAgcagaaaaatggcaaaaaatgaTAGATCAGTTGTTGAGAAAGATGGGATTGGTTTTGAAGGAAGAAGGCTGCCTCCAGGGCTGGTTAAATGGGAATCACCAGGTGATTTTGGCCAACTGATTTTGCAGAAGTGCCCAGGCAGAAGGGGGACTGGCACATTTTGGCATTGGTGGATCCTTTTTCtggatggccagaagctttcccaTGTGGCACCAACAAGACAAGGGAAGGCTCAGAAGTTTGGCTGAAATGAATATTTCATAGCACTGGGACTAACTCTTGTAAGCCTTAAAAGGTGCATGGTTCTCAACAGATCACTGAGGCTGGACTCGCCTGTACATCCTTTCCAACCAGGAGATGCGGTGTGCACCAGAACCTGGAATTTTGGAACAATCCAG from Corvus moneduloides isolate bCorMon1 chromosome 27, bCorMon1.pri, whole genome shotgun sequence includes the following:
- the LOC116435688 gene encoding uncharacterized protein LOC116435688 translates to MVPGVPIHPSVPPRFLLQPPRQSGGWGPSAGAPLPAADPAVRGVQGSLSISGSPGIWGEPPGPPRISLNTLTLPVRSEKVHTRHGVPSSVTGIAQLRCPSSLWGDPALSHRGPARPRCPESSRAAAAGTEQGQEEEEAGQRRRKRRHGGKKEEPEQAEEAPRAGSALWIRSRSGREHRPPRIPQVPGEGELGPNMPGGVFGGGRDLWSSQGIDLGLAVSCCLSGRAARCLELAGLQRRAADAPWADIGGPGRCFWGCRWRWRQSPGGGGGMRVPPRWGLGFPGRALRALPGPRGDGAGPAGAGGPRFWGAPGEARLP